Proteins encoded together in one Coffea arabica cultivar ET-39 chromosome 2c, Coffea Arabica ET-39 HiFi, whole genome shotgun sequence window:
- the LOC113730569 gene encoding uncharacterized protein has translation MPVSGKEEPRVLSRKSSTDISAGIPLKKRRFLLSPPSSPPREEVVPEVNDLKKHEESTPDTTNKEKFVTDSTENQESSLELKKKEASSADVTYGEESGLEQASKEDSGSELGSKQEFGSGLQDSIASRPGLKNNQISSSNPGPSSINVAVRSPEKSDASKINLLEVKKECVSAPNANLDNLDTDVSGVKLPELSPMFNLGSANRVESNTDLLLTGKLASSGVPGTPVGAALVRVKKEMHNKLVEDDFKLKLATGLGNNGKLALGPKEFLIPGLNVDPSLLSLSLSKEKHVTEERSGDTSLKGDSKSECANRSNWDLNTTMDAWEGSIGDTTFQGTIGGSGKTISLNDRRLLSSNSIVNVSSVKEKQVNATREPRSSFPNSSVQLIKPSEDSLRLTLSSSFGNVDFVRERTGLSAEVAPRMDISTNRHSGLLSTEDKKSPGVSVVKLEPSDENSKNSSVGTIKRSVELSDFNAVKREPIEKHNAEAVKLLASSPQDTTEQRSIKPEPTNEVSQELCRTSDLRLQQSIPMFVHSQESFSSSSVLPTPLTPQKPSPSRIPTSSDLSTSADVSNQSERSTHTKEPHMGSDGFLQAPADMNPKTAHHRVREENMAAHKMGNNEAEDMNVDHPELKRTKEHVHDLRAHGEGSVSDEEKINISAETMEDESYGSECESDGKQVVVSKFLHGRVGRDDDDYEDGEVRDPLENSKIEELTADGSADSAKHGDCDNKHCPSGFPGGDTYTDQSCLVHKENDLKIHDNTAVDCIKESVGTVSNKNCEQLMAKDGHSDKLPLDGMATTDADEEPCSSSQRKLLEPTGKKSSQKSIEKDMSCDGTTSSGIRTVPAAGEPKVQVAKAVNTDEKPDSSLSKVEDSLNGNSAAKNSTSGGNKSRIINLPRASAISPSKTRSIPDRLLSSRNGRGRYSDPDGEKFIPRGKRDEIDADNPHRFLRERIQDQSFRNSRSNYTRGRGKFSGRLDTSRGEWGSNRDFAFGSYNDDYRFTRNKHAAAIADTELECNDFVIPPDGASLSIGRGRKSLNDDLPSFRRPSSRRLSPGGRDGPGSREIQMVHRIPRNISPGRLNDDNGVDLVGLRQDGKYARDLPDGIIEPAYTRPNSMYEGGNTQFVRGNRNFSTFQRRGFPQVRSKSPVGSRTRSPGPWTSPRRRSPAGFGGLQQLAQHRSPAMYRVERMRSPDRSCFPEDMVARRRGSPSFLARPSDDVRDVDSAREHGHPRPINSSRRSPSDRVFSRSTRRVDVLEPRIRTSGDEYFGRPVPSGRFQEFHGEGSSEERRKCGESRGLIRSFRPPYISDSDNLRFQLDDGPRPFRFCSEGDADFVGRGIREREFDGRMKGRPVAAPRRIRTIEDQEGNYRESGQVWHDDGFNEGSGYKRRRF, from the exons ATGCCTGTTTCTGGAAAAGAAGAG CCTCGGGTCCTTTCCCGGAAGTCTTCTACTGATATTTCTGCAGGTATCCCTCTGAAGAAAAGGAGGTTCTTGTTGTCCCCGCCGTCGTCTCCTCCTCGTGAAGAAGTAGTACCCGAGGTAAATGATTTGAAGAAACATGAAGAATCTACCCCAGACACAACGaacaaagaaaaatttgtaACAGATTCTACAGAGAATCAAGAATCTTCtttagaattgaagaagaaagaagcaTCTAGTGCAGATGTGACGTATGGAGAAGAATCTGGTTTAGAGCAGGCGAGCAAAGAAGATTCTGGCTCAGAATTGGGGAGCAAACAAGAATTTGGTTCAGGTTTACAGGACAGTATTGCATCTAGGCCTGGTTTGAAGAACAATCAAATATCTTCCTCAAATCCAGGACCTTCTAGTATAAATGTCGCTGTCAGATCTCCCGAAAAATCGGATGCTAGTAAGATTAATCTCCTAGAGGTTAAGAAAGAATGTGTTTCTGCACCAAACGCCAACTTGGATAATTTAGACACAGACGTTTCTGGAGTCAAACTTCCGGAGTTGAGCCCTATGTTTAATTTGGGTTCTGCAAACAGGGTCGAGAGCAACACGGATCTTCTTTTGACTGGAAAACTAGCAAGCTCAGGAGTTCCAGGAACCCCGGTGGGTGCTGCTTTGGTGAGAGTAAAGAAAGAGATGCACAACAAACTAGTGGAGGATGATTTTAAGCTCAAACTTGCTACGGGTTTGGGGAATAATGGTAAGTTGGCATTGGGACCGAAGGAATTTCTTATTCCTGGTTTGAATGTAGATCCTTCTCTGTTGTCCTTGTCTCTAAGCAAAGAAAAACATGTTACAGAAGAGAGGAGTGGTGATACTAGCTTAAAGGGTGATAGCAAATCTGAATGTGCTAATCGATCAAATTGGGATTTGAATACCACTATGGATGCTTGGGAGGGATCTATTGGTGATACTACTTTCCAAGGTACTATTGGTGGCTCTGGTAAGACAATTAGCTTGAATGATCGAAGACTATTAAGCTCTAATTCCATTGTCAACGTTAGCAGCGTGAAGGAGAAACAGGTTAATGCAACAAGGGAGCCACGTTCCAGTTTTCCAAATTCTTCTGTACAGTTGATTAAACCTTCTGAGGACTCACTCCGTCTGACTCTTAGTTCCTCTTTTGGGAATGTGGATTTTGTCCGAGAGCGCACTGGTTTATCAGCTGAAGTAGCTCCTAGGATGGATATTTCCACAAATCGGCATAGTGGATTGCTCTCAACTGAAGATAAGAAATCTCCTGGTGTCAGCGTAGTCAAATTAGAACCTAGTGATGAGAATTCCAAAAATAGTTCTGTGGGAACGATCAAGAGATCTGTTGAATTATCGGATTTCAATGCTGTGAAAAGGGAACCTATTGAGAAGCACAATGCTGAAGCTGTTAAATTGCTAGCTAGCAGCCCCCAGGACACAACTGAACAAAGGTCTATTAAACCTGAACCTACTAATGAAGTTAGTCAGGAACTCTGCAGGACATCAGATTTGAGACTACAACAATCAATTCCAATGTTTGTCCACTCTCAggagagtttttcttcttcttctgttttACCAACACCTTTGACGCCCCAAAAGCCTTCTCCTTCAAGAATACCTACTTCTTCTGATTTATCTACAAGTGCAGATGTATCAAATCAATCTGAACGTTCCACTCATACCAAAGAACCTCATATGGGTAGTGATGGCTTTCTTCAAGCTCCTGCAGATATGAATCCTAAGACTGCGCATCACAGGGTTAGAGAAGAAAATATGGCTGCTCATAAGATGGGTAATAATGAGGCAGAGGACATGAATGTTGATCATCCTGAGCTGAAAAGGACAAAGGAACATGTGCATGATTTACGTGCACATGGTGAGGGATCCGTGAGTGATGAGGAGAAGATAAATATATCAGCTGAAACAATGGAAGATGAATCTTATGGTTCTGAATGTGAATCAGATGGTAAGCAAGTTGTGGTAAGCAAGTTTTTGCATGGTAGAGTTGGGAGAGATGATGATGATTATGAAGATGGTGAAGTTCGGGACCCCTTAGAGAATTCAAAAATAGAGGAGCTTACTGCGGATGGAAGTGCAGATAGTGCTAAGCATGGTGATTGTGATAATAAACATTGTCCTTCTGGATTTCCAGGTGGTGATACTTATACCGACCAATCCTGTCTTGTGCATAAAGAAAATGACTTGAAAATTCATGACAATACAGCTGTTGATTGCATCAAGGAGAGTGTTGGCACAGTTTCTAACAAGAATTGTGAACAGCTTATGGCTAAAGATGGTCATTCAGATAAACTTCCATTGGATGGAATGGCTACAACTGATGCAGACGAGGAGCCATGTAGTTCCTCCCAAAGGAAATTACTTGAGCCAACAGGTAAGAAATCTTCCCAAAAGAGTATTGAAAAAGATATGTCCTGTGATGGAACAACTAGTTCAGGCATTAGGACAGTACCAGCAGCAGGTGAGCCCAAAGTTCAAGTTGCTAAAGCAGTTAACACGGATGAGAAGCCTGATTCATCTCTTTCAAAGGTAGAAGATTCTTTAAATGGTAATAGTGCTGCTAAAAATTCTACGAGTGGGGGTAACAAGAGCCGCATTATCAATTTACCTCGTGCTTCTGCAATATCTCCTTCTAAAACAAGGTCAATTCCGGATAGATTACTGTCGTCAAGAAATGGAAGAGGAAGGTACTCAGATCCTGATGGGGAGAAATTTATTCCACGAGGAAAGAG AGATGAAATTGACGCTGATAATCCCCATAGATTCCTTAGagaaaggattcaagatcagtCTTTTAGAAACTCCAGATCGAATTATACAAGGGGAAGAGGGAAGTTTTCTGGTCGCTTAGATACTTCACGAGGCGAGTGGGGTTCTAACCGTGACTTCGCTTTTGGAAGTTACAATGATGACTATCGGTTTACCAGGAACAAACATGCTGCTGCCATTGCTGATACTGAGCTTGAATGTAATGACTTTGTTATTCCACCCGATGGTGCTTCTTTGAGTATTGGTAGAGGAAGGAAATCTTTGAATGACGATTTGCCTTCATTTCGACGTCCATCCTCAAGGAGGTTGTCTCCTGGAGGTAGAGATGGTCCTGGCAGCAGGGAAATCCAAATGGTTCACAGAATTCCAAGAAATATTAGCCCTGGTAGACTTAATGATGATAATGGGGTTGATTTGGTTGGACTTCGTCAAGATGGAAAATATGCGAGGGATTTACCAGATGGTATTATAGAACCTGCATATACTCGTCCGAACTCAATGTATGAAGGTGGGAATACTCAATTTGTCCGAGGGAACAGGAACTTCTCTACATTCCAGAGGAGGGGGTTTCCTCAAGTTCGGTCAAAATCTCCAGTTGGATCACGAACACGCTCCCCTGGTCCATGGACTTCCCCTAGAAGGAGATCTCCTGCTGGATTTGGTGGACTTCAACAATTGGCTCAGCATAGATCACCAGCTATGTACAGGGTGGAAAGGATGAGATCTCCGGATCGTTCTTGTTTTCCTGAAGATATGGTTGCTAGAAGGCGTGGATCTCCCTCCTTCTTGGCTCGGCCTTCTGATGACGTTAGGGATGTAGACTCTGCAAGGGAGCATGGTCATCCAAGGCCTATAAACTCCAGTAGGAGGAGCCCATCTGATCGGGTTTTCAGCAGAAGCACTAGGAGAGTTGATGTTTTGGAACCTCGAATTAGGACAAGTGGTGATGAGTATTTTGGGAGGCCAGTACCTTCTGGCAGATTTCAGGAATTTCATGGTGAAGGAAGTAGTGAGGAGAGAAGAAAGTGTGGTGAAAGCCGGGGATTGATTCGTTCTTTTAGACCTCCATACATTAGTGACAGTGATAATCTTCGGTTCCAACTGGACGATGGTCCCAGGCCTTTCAGATTTTGTTCTGAAGGTGATGCAGATTTTGTTGGAAGGGGCATCAGAGAAAGGGAGTTTGATGGGCGGATGAAAGGTCGACCTGTTGCTGCTCCTAGACGAATTCGAACTATCGAGGATCAAGAAGGAAATTACAGGGAGAGTGGGCAGGTATGGCATGATGATGGGTTCAATGAAGGGTCCGGATATAAAAGGAGGAGATTTTGA
- the LOC113723520 gene encoding histone H4 yields MSGRGKGGKGLGKGGAKRHRKVLRDNIQGITKPAIRRLARRGGVKRISGLIYEETRGVLKIFLENVIRDAVTYTEHARRKTVTAMDVVYALKRQGRTLYGFGG; encoded by the coding sequence ATGTCGGGACGTGGCAAGGGAGGCAAGGGCTTGGGAAAGGGAGGAGCAAAACGTCATCGTAAGGTGCTTCGCGACAACATTCAGGGAATCACGAAGCCGGCGATTCGCCGTCTGGCTCGCAGAGGAGGCGTGAAGCGTATTAGCGGCCTGATCTACGAGGAGACACGCGGCGTCCTCAAGATCTTCCTGGAGAACGTGATCAGAGATGCCGTCACCTACACCGAGCACGCTCGCCGGAAGACTGTCACCGCCATGGATGTCGTGTATGCTCTCAAAAGGCAAGGCCGTACCCTCTATGGGTTCGGCGGTTAG